ctcagttgcgactttctcgcaattctgacttttttctcagttgcgagtttctcgcaattctgacctttttctcaGTTGCgactttctcgcaattctgtcttttttctcagTTACGAGTttctcgcaaatctgactttctCAGTTTTTCTCACAATCGTGAGTTTCTTTTTTAAgccattattattaattttttaatatttctattcagcttcagttttagtaattttagtgcttattttatttcagttagttgccatgGCAGCATTTCTGATTTTCATGAGCAGCACATCAGCAGAAAGTGACAAATAAGACTCGTGGACCTCATtgatgtgtttgttgtgtgtttgcAGACTGTCGTGAGGAACAGTATCCCTGCACTCGTCTCTATTCTGTCCATCAGCCGTGTAAACAGTGTCTCAACAGCATCTGCTTCTACAGGTCAGTAGACacactcaaaacacacacacactcaaacacacacacactcacagtctCAATGTGCTTTGTTTCTCAGTCTGCGGAGGGTTTATGTGATAAATAAGGAGATCTGCGTGAGGACGGTGTGCGCCCATGAGGAGCTGCTGAgaggtgagtgtgtgtttgtcgtCATGCTGCACTCGTTCAGTGAATGCAGACTAACTTGTTATCTGTCTCTCTGCAGCGGATCTGTGTCGCGATCAGTTCTCACGCTGCGGTGTAGTTGCACTCAGTGGCCAGTGTGGGGCGATGGGCGGCAGCTGCGCCAAGAGCTGCGGATCctgttaaacacacacacacactagccCTGGTACTGCTATCAGATGCTTTAGGACAAAAATATCTTCTACGCAACTATGCAAACACAATGCTAGTGTGCGGAGCCGTTATACATACATAACCTCAGAGTTTACTATAAACATCTCGATAGTTTAACTTACCCAGCAAGATTGTTCTCAGACTGTCACTCCTTGATtgagctgaaaaaaaaagtgaccaTAGAAGAAGACATTTTGCGCTAATGCCCACTATAGCACCCCTTGTGGCAACACATACTTGCGACCTGACGCATTTCAGAACGCAACGATTTTTTGTGTACTTGCGTAGAGTGTTTCAGACCTAAATCCATCAGACACTTTCCTCTTCTCATATATTCTCCAGCAGCATCTGATGTTTTCTGGACtcatgtaaactgatatttactGTAATAATCTGAATATTTGACCTGTATGTCACCACTGGTGCTGTTGTATCTGTTACACTGGTGCAGGAGGAACAGAGATGTCACgttttttgtattattactgtttgtcgTCCAGTGCTGTTGTTGTTTACTTGTTTACTTTGTCTTGGGGTGAGTTATACTGAACCCAGACTCAAACCCTCACACCTGAtctcaggtcagaggtcaaagcCTGTAAGCACTGACCCAGCTAGCAGTCTCAGAACTTTagctaacgttctggcaagatctctcaaagttatgaaaatacaaattattccagtaatgttaatagaatgtttgttcaaagttatctggtcatttataatgttcttaaaacatCAACACAAAAACGTTTTATTTGGACgctcatttaagttttttttttatttttttttttataaatgttactagtttcagaacgttcagagaacattgaaaagtaacgttcccataatgtttacagaatgataaaatggaatgtgctcttaacgttcacataaccaagaaaaaacgtttaaaaaactgaatgttttgaacattcagaagtttttctataacttaatgggaacgttagcatAACGTTTATAGAACATTTTAGTTAGCTGGGGATCGCTACTGAACGTAGACAACTCAGTCTGGGTTCTGCTTTAATATACTCACCATTTACTGTAATATTAGCTGTTCCAAACAAAATTTTGCGATtctattaataaacatttttgtactgtacatttaaatagcATGATTCATGCAGAGTTTACGTGAAACGTTTTTAAACAATAGGCTGAAGGCTTAAACATTTCAAGTCATTTTAATGTGTATAAAAACCATTCTAGCAACACAAAAAGACATTTCACACATAAAACAAGACTGAGAAGAGTATAAACTAGCAGttaaaaaaatgccatttttcttATCATTGCAATCGACAATACCATTTACGCGATTCAGGTAGATCTGAAGGACGATCGCTTCTTTTCTCCTTACTTAACATGCACCTTAATGTTATtgcctttaaaatgtattataacaatTAATGAAGTTATAGCGTAGTGTCTCACCTCTAATTCGCGCCATTCCTGTCAGAGTCCGTTAAAACTCTGTGCGCGCGCTGCCGATGTCAAGCACGCGACCTAAATCTAACGGACTTTTGACAcgtataatttacattttcagagaATCGCGGAATTCGTGGCTTGACAAATTAATCTCAGTGTGATACTGGACACTCTTAAAATCAACACGACAACTTTCCAGATCAACATTAATCACGTAAGTGAAATGTATCGGATTCAGAGGGGATTTCATTGAAGGGTGAGTTGATTACATCTCTGATCAATAAATCTGACCTGTCAACAATCAGTCGAGGTAAACATATAGCAATATAAAACTGAATTACAAATGATAAACATGCTTTCAGGTATTAAAAAAATACCTATCAGGGATAACTTCACTGAGTCACATTCACATAaactataaatattacagtaaaatattcaaGTATTTGTGTCGAGTGTGTGTCAGTGTTCAGGGAATGTTTCATTCACTCATTAAACAGTATTACATTCACCTCATAAAAATATGTCCAGAAAACTTTTCTTTTGCATTAGGTAGAGAATTTAGAGaataaaatgtgcttaattgtcattatAATAGTGTCGCAATGTAACAAATCTTGGTCCAAAA
The DNA window shown above is from Ctenopharyngodon idella isolate HZGC_01 chromosome 10, HZGC01, whole genome shotgun sequence and carries:
- the mfap2 gene encoding microfibrillar-associated protein 2 encodes the protein MKLCYLLLLSVPGLVLAQDQNYDDYLDIFGNSNSYDPYFYPAVSQQVLQAQTAGPGQTAVDFQTEPTEPGPLDCREEQYPCTRLYSVHQPCKQCLNSICFYSLRRVYVINKEICVRTVCAHEELLRADLCRDQFSRCGVVALSGQCGAMGGSCAKSCGSC